The following nucleotide sequence is from Kiritimatiella glycovorans.
CATCTCGCTGCACATGCCGGATTTCCGCGCCGGGGAGCGGACCTTCCAGCTGCTCACGCAGGTCGCGGGGAGGGCCGGGCGGGGCGAGGTCGAGGGCGAGGTGGTCGTGCAGACGTTCACGCCCTACGAGACCTCGATTCAGGCCGCGCGCCGGATGGCGTGGGAGGAGTACTGCGACCAGGAACTCGAATTCCGCAGGGAGCTGTCCTACCCCCCGCACAGTCACCTCGTCTGCATTCACTTCGAGGGACCCGGCGAGGCCACGGTCCACGAGGCCGCGGACCGTTTTGCGCAGGAACTCGTCCGGCGCCTCCCGGAAACGGTGATCCTCAGCGGCCCCGCTCCCGCGCCGCTGGCGCGCATCAAGGGCCAATACCGCTACCACCTGCTGCTGCGCGCGGAAAAGACCGCGTCCATGACCCGTCCCCTCAAGGAGCTGATGTCCGATTACCGCTTCCCCCGGGGGATCAGTTGTCGCGTGGACGTCGACGCCCAGTCGCTCTTATAGAGGAAAGGCAACTTCTTCGTGGCCTTTCCCGGCTTACACGTAATCGTTGAACCGGTGTTCGAGCATCTCCTGCCGTCCGGACTGGAGTTCGGGTTCGCCGTGTTCGAGGACATGCGCTTCGAGCTCCTCGAACCCGAGTTCGCCGTTTTCGATCCTGCGTCCGAATTCGCCGTCCCATCCCGCGTAGCGCTGTTTCACGAAATCGGCGAACACGCCGTCCGCGATCATGTTCGCGGCCGCTTTGAGCGCGCGGGCGAAGGTGTCCATGCCCGCGACATGACCGTAGAACAGGTCTTCGGGGTCGATCGACTGGCGCCGCACGTGGGCGTCGAAGTTCAGCCCGCCCGTGGTGAACCCGCCCGAGCGCAGGATCGTGTACATCGCGCGCGTCGCGTCGTAAATACTGGTCGGGAACTGATCGGTGTCCCAGCCCAGCAGCAGGTCGCCGATATTGGCGTCGACGGAGCCCAGCATCCCGTTGGCCGCGGCGTACTCCAGCTCGTGCTGGAAGTCGTGCATCGCGAGTGTCGCGTGGTTGGCCTCGATGTTCAGCAGGAACTCCCGGTCGAGTCCGTTTTTCACCAGGAAGCCGTGGACGCTCTGCGCGTCGAAATCGTACTGGTGCTTGGTGGGTTCTTTCGGCTTGGGTTCGATGTAGAGCGGGCCCTTGAATCCGAGCTTCTTCTTGTAGTCGACGGCCATATGCAGAAACCGGGCGAGGTGGTCGGTCTCACGTTTGAGATCGGTATTGAGCAGCGTTTCGTATCCCTCGCGCCCGCCCCAGAACACGTAGCCTTCGCCGCCCAGCCGATGCGTGAGTTCCATCGCCTTCTTCACCTGCGCCCCGGCCCAGGCGAAGACCTCCGGCGAGGGATTGGTCGACGCGCCGGCCATGAAACGGCGGTTCGAGAACGCGTTCGTCGTGCCCCACAGAAGCTTCATGCCGCGGTCGTTCTGGAGTTGTTCGGCGAGGTCGACGATCTCGTCCAGCCGGCGGTTGGTCTCCGCCAGATCGCCACCCGCTTCCGGCGCGATGTCGCGGTCGTGGAAACACCAGAACTCGACGCCGAGCTTGGTGAAGAACTCGAACGCCGCGTGCATCGTCTCGCGCGCCGCGTCCATCGGATCGTCGGGCTGGAGCCACTCGCGGATCATCGAACCCGGTCCGAAGGGGTCGGCGCCCAGCCCCTTGAAGGTGTGCCAGAAGCAGACCGCGAAGCGCAGATGTTCGCGCATCGGTTTGCCCATGACCTCTTCGTCGGGGTTGTAGTGGCGGAACGCCATCGGGTTGCGGCTGTCGGGACCTTCGTACGCGATCCGGTCGACCTTCGGGAAGTACGTCTTCATTTCGAAATCTCCTTTCGGGTGAGCCGTCGAGTCTCTTAAGCGTTTTCCGCGGTGTCAAGCATTGCCGACGCTGCGCGCCCGTCTGTGTTTTTTCGTGACATGTTTACCCGGATACATTATTTCGCCTTGTTGAACGGATCAAAACGTGGGTTGAACGACAGGGCGGTGAGGTGACTGATGCGCATGGTACGGAAGAGTCTCCTGGCGGTTTCGGGGGTGTGGATCGCGGGATTGCTCGCGGGCTGTCTGACGGCGCAGGAGCCGGAAACGAGTTTGGGCGAGATGACTCGGTTCTACCGCGGGCAGGCCGTGCTCAGCGAGAACTGGTCGATCGGCGGGCTTCAGGCCGGAGGCGAGATCTGTGTCGTCCCGGAGTATCTGACCGACCCGGATCTGGATTTTCCCTACATGAAAAAAGATTCCGCGCGCGAGCTGATGTTCACGGACCGCATCACCGCCGTGAGGTTTCTGGGCGGCATCGCCGACGATATTATCCCGCTGGAGAGCGAACACGGCGGTAAGCTGGACCTGGCGTACCGGGATGAAGACGGCGAGCTTCGTTATCGCTGGTCTTCGCTCGACCGCTTTGACCCTTTCGCCGAGCTCTTCGGCTCAAACATTACCGTAGTGCTCGACAATATTCCGTCGGCGTTCATCTCGAATCCCCACATCGACAATTACGGTCAAATCGTCCCGCCGGAGGATTACGACGAATGGTCGCGGTTCATTCGCGCCCTGTGTCGCGAACTGATTCGACGCTACGGCGAAGAGCATGTCTCGGAGTGGCGCTTCCGCATCTGCACCGAGGCACGCATTCATACCGACACTGAAGGATTCTGTCGCCATTACGATGAGACCGTGGCCGCGGTCCGCGCCGTACTGCCCGGCGCGAAATTCTCACCGTACAACGCGGCGGGGATTCATCAGCTCAGCGACCAGCATATCGATTTCTATGGAGTGCTGGAGCATTGCGCCGAAACGGGAGCGCCGTTCGATTTCGCGCCGGTTTCCTATTATTCCGTCGCCTTGACCTCAAAAGAGGCTGAGCAGAGGGGGCCTCTGGTGGTGACCGATCCGTCCGATGACCGCATGTGTCGCTGGACGGTATCGCCGGCGCTGCGCACCGAAGAGGACTACTTCCCCTTCTGGGAGCGCATCGACCGTGAACTCGGCCGCCGCGTCCCGCGCGAGATCCAGGAACTCGGCATTCTCTTTAATGAGTACGGCGACTTCACCGCCGAGCCCGGGGCGCGCGGCGCCGCCTGGCTTTTCCACCTCCTCTTCCACATGAAGGAGGTCAACGACATCCGCTACGCCTGGCACTGGCACGTCACCGACCCGATCATGGCGCCGGGCACGCCTCGCGAGGACTCTCCCCGGCTCCTGCGCGGCAACGGCTGGCTGTATTCCATTCTCGATCACACCGAGGGCGCGGATCTGTACCGCTTTGAGGTCGAGTCCAAGTCGCCCGACCGCGACCTGCTCCTTAAAGCCATCGGGTTCAAGGACGCGGACGACGGGCACAGTTATCTGATTCTTTCGGCGTTCAATATCGACCGCACCCGTCCGTTCGAACAGACCGTGACGGTCACCCTGCCGCCCTGGTTCGTCCGGCCGGAACGAGTGAATGTGCGGCAGACCCGGCTCGACGACGCGACGGATGTTTACAGGGCGATGCGCCGCGACCTCGAACGCGAAGGTCTGCTCAACCCGAACATTGCGGCCGATCCGAACGCCCTCTACGCGGTGACCCCCGTGCGTCCCGAGAAGTCGCTGGCGACCGGCGAGGGGAAGCGCTATCTCGAAAAGAACTGGGAATCCTACGAGACGATGATCCGCGACGCGTTGACCCTGAAACCGTTCGGGGGTGAACTGACCCCGTGTTCCGGCGGGACTGAACTCAAACTGCCGGTATCCACCCCGTCGGTCACGGTGCTTCGGTTCGATTAGGCGGTAAACCGGCCCATCCCGGCTGACCCGATAGAAAGCGCCGTGCGGCGCGGAAACCAGAGGAGGAACCGATGATCTTACGAATGGCGATGGCATGGATGCTTGTGGCGACGGTGTGGGCTCAGGAGCCGAATGAACTCATCGTCAAACAGAGTGAGCGCGAGCGTCTCTATCTTATGACGCTCGAGAAGATGCTCGACCTCGCCAAGCCCGTGCATCGCATCGATGCCGATGCCAGTCGCATCGGGCTGGACCTCAGGTCGGGGTCGGCGGGCTACCGCGGAGAAATTGAGCCCTTCTGGCGTATTCGCGCTCTGCCCGACCGTTGGCTCAATCCGCCCACGTGGGCCATCTCTTCCGACAAGCCCGTAATCGGCCTGCTGGAGGATTTCACCGGGCGCAACCTCAGCGAGCATCCGAAGACCGCCCTGCTCGACGAGGGCATTTCCTGCGTGCGCTTTCTGGGCGGATGGAAAAAACCCTCCCGGCCGGGCGGGGAGTACGAGGAGGGCACGCCGATTGAATCGTACGACCTCGTCTATCGCGGCGATGACGGCGCTTTGAAGTATCGCTGGGAGCGCGTGCACGGACGGCTCGACCCGCTTGTCGAGAACGGACTGACGCCGCTGATCGTGCTCGACAACGTCCCCCACATGTTTGCGGAGGGCGAGGGGAATCCGGTCTACGGCCAGCACCTGGCACCGAACG
It contains:
- the xylA gene encoding xylose isomerase encodes the protein MKTYFPKVDRIAYEGPDSRNPMAFRHYNPDEEVMGKPMREHLRFAVCFWHTFKGLGADPFGPGSMIREWLQPDDPMDAARETMHAAFEFFTKLGVEFWCFHDRDIAPEAGGDLAETNRRLDEIVDLAEQLQNDRGMKLLWGTTNAFSNRRFMAGASTNPSPEVFAWAGAQVKKAMELTHRLGGEGYVFWGGREGYETLLNTDLKRETDHLARFLHMAVDYKKKLGFKGPLYIEPKPKEPTKHQYDFDAQSVHGFLVKNGLDREFLLNIEANHATLAMHDFQHELEYAAANGMLGSVDANIGDLLLGWDTDQFPTSIYDATRAMYTILRSGGFTTGGLNFDAHVRRQSIDPEDLFYGHVAGMDTFARALKAAANMIADGVFADFVKQRYAGWDGEFGRRIENGELGFEELEAHVLEHGEPELQSGRQEMLEHRFNDYV
- a CDS encoding GH39 family glycosyl hydrolase, which codes for MRMVRKSLLAVSGVWIAGLLAGCLTAQEPETSLGEMTRFYRGQAVLSENWSIGGLQAGGEICVVPEYLTDPDLDFPYMKKDSARELMFTDRITAVRFLGGIADDIIPLESEHGGKLDLAYRDEDGELRYRWSSLDRFDPFAELFGSNITVVLDNIPSAFISNPHIDNYGQIVPPEDYDEWSRFIRALCRELIRRYGEEHVSEWRFRICTEARIHTDTEGFCRHYDETVAAVRAVLPGAKFSPYNAAGIHQLSDQHIDFYGVLEHCAETGAPFDFAPVSYYSVALTSKEAEQRGPLVVTDPSDDRMCRWTVSPALRTEEDYFPFWERIDRELGRRVPREIQELGILFNEYGDFTAEPGARGAAWLFHLLFHMKEVNDIRYAWHWHVTDPIMAPGTPREDSPRLLRGNGWLYSILDHTEGADLYRFEVESKSPDRDLLLKAIGFKDADDGHSYLILSAFNIDRTRPFEQTVTVTLPPWFVRPERVNVRQTRLDDATDVYRAMRRDLEREGLLNPNIAADPNALYAVTPVRPEKSLATGEGKRYLEKNWESYETMIRDALTLKPFGGELTPCSGGTELKLPVSTPSVTVLRFD